One Candidatus Symbiobacter mobilis CR genomic window, GAATCGGCAGGCAGGGCATCCCCACCTTCTGGGCGATCAGGACAAGGGGTATCGCCAGAGGGAGCGGTTTCGCGAGGGGGGCGGGGTTCCTTGCCGGCCATGATGTCATTGATCTGGTCGCTGTCGATCGTTTCCCATTCGAGCAAGGCCTTGGCCATTGCGTGCATCTTGGAATCGTTGTCCTCGATCAGCTTCCTGGCCAGTGCGTACTGCGTGTCGATGATGCGACGAACCTCGGCATCCACCTTCTGCATCGTTTCTTCGCTCATGTGGGTGGTCTTGGTGACAGACCTGCCCAGAAAGACTTCCCCCTCGTTTTCTGCATACACCATCGGCCCCAACGCTTCGGACATGCCGTAGCGCATGACCATGTCGCGGGCGATTTGCGTGGCGCGTTCAAAGTCGTTGCTCGCCCCCGTCGTCATCTGGTGCATGAATACCTCTTCGGCGATGCGCCCGCCAAACAACATGCTGATTTGGTTGAGCATGTATTCCTTGTCGTAGCTGTAACGATCCTGCGCGGGCAAGCTCATCGTCACTCCGAGCGCCCTGCCACGGGGGATGATGGTGACTTTGTGGACGGGGTCGCATTTGGGCAGCAGCTTGCCGATGAGTGCATGGCCGGATTCGTGGTATGCCGTGCTGCGGCGTTCTTCTTCGGGCATGACCATGCTTTTGCGTTCGGGGCCCATCAGGATCTTGTCCTTGGCTTTCTCGAAATCCTGCATTTCCACCGTGCGGGCATTGCGGCGGGCGGCCATTAGCGCGGCCTCGTTGCAGAGGTTGGCCAGATCGGCGCCGCTCATCCCCGGGGTGCCGCGAGCGATGATCGTGGCATCGACGTTGGCATGGAGGGGCAGCTTGCGCATGTGGACGTTGAGGATCTGCTCGCGGCCGCGAATGTCCGGCAAGGTCACATACACCTGTCTGTCGAAGCGCCCTGGACGCAGCAGGGCGGAGTCCAGAATATCCGGGCGGTTCGTCGCGGCCATGACGATGACCCCGGCGTTGGTGTCGAAGCCGTCCATTTCCACGAGCATCTGGTTGAGGGTTTGTTCGCGCTCGTCGTTGCCCCCACCCAACCCTGCGCCACGTTGGCGGCCCACCGCATCAATCTCATCAATGAAGATGATGCAGGACTTGTGCTTCTTGGCGTTGTCGAACATGTCCCGCACCCGGGATGCCCCGACGCCGACGAACATTTCGACGAAATCCGACCCGGAAATGCTGAAGAACGGCACTTTGGCTTCCCCAGCGATGGATTTGGCCAGCAAGGTCTTGCCTGTGCCCGGTGGGCCAACGAGCAATACGCCACGGGGGACGCGCCCACCCAGTTGCGTGAATTTGGAAGGGTCTTTGAGGAAGTCGACGACTTCCTTGACTTCCTCCTTGGCTTCGTCGCAGCCCGCGACATCGGCGAATGTGACCTGGTTGGCGTTTTCGTCGAGCAACCGGGCTTTGCTTTTGCCAAAGCCAAAGGCGCCACCCTTGCCGCCTCCCTGCATCTGCCGCATGAAGTAGACCCACACGCCGATGAGCAGGAGCATCGGGCCCCAACTGATCAGCAGGGTGACGAGCAGGGAACCTTCCTCTCGCGCTCGCACGTCGAAGCGCACGTCATTGGCGATCAGATCCCCGACCAAACCCCGATCGAGGTATGTCGCCATGGTGCGAATCTTGCGATCGTCGCTGGTTACGGCCAGAATTTCTGTGCCGGAAGCACCTTCCTGAATGACGGCGCTTTTGATGCGCTTGCCGCGCACTTCTTCGAGAAAGTCCGAGTACCCCAAGTAGGCGACCCCGGTAGAGGGTCGCGATTCGAAATGCTTGAAAACGGTGAACAGCACGGCCCCGATGACCGCCCAAACCACGATTTTGCTGAGCCAAGACTGGTTCAAGTTGCACTCCCACAATCGCCCGGAGGATTCTCCAGGGAAGCCAAAGATTCTAGGCTGTCGCCTTTTTGTTTGTCATGGCCTCGCGGCCATGGGATATGCCTCGGATGTGGGCGATATGGCTGATGTGGGGGGGCCAAAACCCCGATGGCACAATGCCTGCACGCTTTTGGGGCATTGCACCCCTACGCCGTGGTTTGCATGGCACGCTGCTTTGTCCTCTTTTCCCTCTTGTTCCCATTTCTTCCTCCTTTTTTTGCTTCGCCCGATAGGGGATGGTGTGTGGATTCCTCTTCGGTGTGGATTCTTCTTCGATAACCCGCCTCGACCGTGTTTGTATGAGCGGTTCATCGTCTACGGAACGACTTTCGGTGCAGCCCCTGGTGCGGCCTACAGCGCCTCACACGGTGCGCCTGATTGGAGGCGCATTCCGTGGCAGAAAGTTGCCGGTGCTTGATGCACCCGGCTTGCGCCCCACGCCGAATCGGGTACGGGAGACGCTCTTCAATTGGCTGGGGCAAGATTTGCGTGGACGGCGCTGTATCGATGCGTTCGCCGGTACCGGCGCCCTGGGTTTCGAGGCTGCGTCGCGCGGGGCTGTTGCGGTGGCCATGGTGGATCGCAATCCCGCCGTCGTTGCGCGGTTGCGTGCAGCATGCAAAGCCTTGGGGGCAGGGCAGGTTCAAGTGCAGTGCGGTGATGCCATGGCTGCCTTGCAGCGTTGCGCAGCGGGGAGCATGGATGTCGTCTTTCTCGACCCTCCTTTTCAGGAAGACGTAGCAATGGCGGACCTTTTGCGGTGGGCGGCGCGAGCTATTGGCCCCCATGGCTGCGTCTATCTGGAGTCCGGCCAGCCTTGGGAACCAAAGGCATTGCATCCCTTGCGCCTGCATCGCCACACCCGCGCTGGCGCTGTCCATGCGCATTTGCTGGTGCCTGGGGCTGATGGGGCTGCTTCGCTGGTGGATGGGAATGCGCACGTCAGTGCGACTGTGTGCGCGCATGTCGGCATGGAAGGACGCAAGAATGGCTGAAGTCCTCGCTGTCTACCCCGGCACTTTCGACCCTTGGACGTTGGGGCACGAAGATGTGGTTCGGCGCGGACGTTCGCTGTTCGCCAGGGTCATCGTCGCAGTGGCTGCGGGGTATCACAAACGCACGATGTTTTCCCTGGAAGAGCGCCGCGATATGGTGGTGGACAGCTTGGCAGGGATCGACGGTGTTGAGGTCGCGGTGGTCGAGGGATTGATGCGCGACTTTGTCTTGGCGCATGGGGCCACGGCGCTGCTG contains:
- the coaD gene encoding pantetheine-phosphate adenylyltransferase; translation: MAEVLAVYPGTFDPWTLGHEDVVRRGRSLFARVIVAVAAGYHKRTMFSLEERRDMVVDSLAGIDGVEVAVVEGLMRDFVLAHGATALLRGVRTAADVDYEFRLAGVNRHLMPGVETVFLMAAQPYSVVSGTFVREILALGGDVRPFVGTAVHARLVSRRADASTSKRL
- the ftsH gene encoding ATP-dependent zinc metalloprotease FtsH, with protein sequence MNQSWLSKIVVWAVIGAVLFTVFKHFESRPSTGVAYLGYSDFLEEVRGKRIKSAVIQEGASGTEILAVTSDDRKIRTMATYLDRGLVGDLIANDVRFDVRAREEGSLLVTLLISWGPMLLLIGVWVYFMRQMQGGGKGGAFGFGKSKARLLDENANQVTFADVAGCDEAKEEVKEVVDFLKDPSKFTQLGGRVPRGVLLVGPPGTGKTLLAKSIAGEAKVPFFSISGSDFVEMFVGVGASRVRDMFDNAKKHKSCIIFIDEIDAVGRQRGAGLGGGNDEREQTLNQMLVEMDGFDTNAGVIVMAATNRPDILDSALLRPGRFDRQVYVTLPDIRGREQILNVHMRKLPLHANVDATIIARGTPGMSGADLANLCNEAALMAARRNARTVEMQDFEKAKDKILMGPERKSMVMPEEERRSTAYHESGHALIGKLLPKCDPVHKVTIIPRGRALGVTMSLPAQDRYSYDKEYMLNQISMLFGGRIAEEVFMHQMTTGASNDFERATQIARDMVMRYGMSEALGPMVYAENEGEVFLGRSVTKTTHMSEETMQKVDAEVRRIIDTQYALARKLIEDNDSKMHAMAKALLEWETIDSDQINDIMAGKEPRPPRETAPSGDTPCPDRPEGGDALPADSEPKTA
- the rsmD gene encoding 16S rRNA (guanine(966)-N(2))-methyltransferase RsmD; translation: MSGSSSTERLSVQPLVRPTAPHTVRLIGGAFRGRKLPVLDAPGLRPTPNRVRETLFNWLGQDLRGRRCIDAFAGTGALGFEAASRGAVAVAMVDRNPAVVARLRAACKALGAGQVQVQCGDAMAALQRCAAGSMDVVFLDPPFQEDVAMADLLRWAARAIGPHGCVYLESGQPWEPKALHPLRLHRHTRAGAVHAHLLVPGADGAASLVDGNAHVSATVCAHVGMEGRKNG